One Phreatobacter oligotrophus genomic region harbors:
- a CDS encoding branched-chain amino acid ABC transporter permease → MLTSILSGDFPRSRVLTAILLAILVGLALAPFLFPGAAAINTAAKICIFIVLVASYDLLLGYTGIVSFAHTMFFGIGGYGVGLALYTFGASWGVIGVGILAALLVGVTLAFLIGLLSLRVRAIFFAMITLAVASAFLILATQFSEYTGGEDGRSFSVPQVLRPGYRLLEQPLFGTVVNGRILAYYLVFVAAVVLFLVALRVVNSPFGRVLQAIRENDMRAEALGYRVVYYRTVANCLAAGMAVLAGAMSAIWLRYTGPDTTLSFAIMLDILLMVVIGGMGTLYGAVVGATLFIVAQNYLQKLMGLASAATEGLPLIPKLVHPDRWLLLLGILFVLSVYFFPTGIVGRLRGKSG, encoded by the coding sequence GTGCTGACCTCCATCCTCTCCGGCGACTTCCCCCGCAGCCGCGTGCTCACGGCCATCCTGCTGGCGATCCTCGTCGGCCTGGCGCTGGCGCCCTTCCTCTTTCCGGGCGCGGCGGCCATCAACACGGCGGCCAAGATCTGCATCTTCATCGTGCTGGTGGCGAGCTACGACCTGCTGCTCGGCTATACGGGCATCGTCTCCTTCGCCCACACCATGTTCTTCGGCATCGGCGGCTATGGCGTCGGCCTTGCGCTCTACACGTTCGGTGCGAGCTGGGGCGTCATCGGCGTCGGCATCTTGGCCGCACTCCTCGTCGGCGTGACGCTCGCCTTCCTCATCGGCCTGTTGTCGCTGCGGGTGCGGGCGATCTTCTTCGCCATGATCACCCTGGCCGTCGCCTCGGCGTTCCTGATCCTCGCCACCCAGTTCTCCGAATACACGGGCGGCGAGGACGGGCGCTCCTTCTCGGTGCCGCAGGTCCTGCGTCCCGGCTATCGCCTGCTCGAACAGCCGCTGTTCGGCACGGTGGTGAACGGCCGCATCCTCGCCTACTACCTCGTCTTCGTCGCCGCCGTCGTCCTCTTCCTCGTGGCGCTGCGGGTGGTGAACTCGCCCTTCGGCCGGGTGCTGCAGGCCATCCGCGAGAACGACATGCGGGCCGAGGCGCTGGGCTACCGCGTCGTCTACTACCGCACCGTCGCCAATTGCCTCGCCGCGGGGATGGCAGTGCTGGCGGGCGCCATGAGCGCCATCTGGCTGCGCTACACCGGACCCGACACGACGCTGTCCTTCGCCATCATGCTGGACATCCTGCTGATGGTGGTGATCGGCGGCATGGGCACGCTCTACGGGGCGGTGGTCGGCGCGACCCTGTTCATCGTCGCGCAGAACTATCTGCAGAAGCTGATGGGCCTTGCCTCGGCCGCGACCGAGGGCCTGCCGCTCATCCCGAAGCTGGTCCATCCGGACCGCTGGCTGCTGCTGCTCGGCATCCTCTTCGTCCTCAGCGTCTATTTCTTCCCCACCGGCATCGTCGGACGACTGCGCGGCAAATCCGGCTGA
- a CDS encoding TetR/AcrR family transcriptional regulator, with translation MSNVHAAEPLPAPKTQRGERTRQKILDAAEREIGARGFSDASIATITAEAAVAQGTFYLYFRSKEEVLRELVLRMGRRLRHHLTRAVMDAPDRMEAERLGIRAFLQFVRDNPNLYRVVAESQFVDPAVHRAYYEEFAAGYSEGLRTAEARGEISPGNAEVRAWALMGVTDMVGRRFALYDPNGALDAAAEAAYDFVAHGMAPRAGKPGRRG, from the coding sequence ATGAGCAACGTGCACGCGGCAGAGCCCCTGCCGGCGCCCAAGACACAGCGCGGGGAGCGCACACGGCAGAAGATCCTCGACGCCGCTGAGCGTGAGATCGGCGCCCGCGGTTTCTCGGATGCCTCCATCGCCACGATCACGGCCGAGGCGGCAGTGGCGCAGGGCACCTTCTATCTCTACTTCCGCTCCAAGGAGGAGGTGCTGCGCGAACTCGTGCTGCGCATGGGCCGGCGCTTGCGCCACCACCTCACCCGCGCCGTCATGGACGCGCCCGACCGGATGGAGGCCGAGCGCCTCGGCATCCGCGCCTTCCTCCAGTTCGTGCGCGACAACCCGAACCTCTACCGGGTCGTGGCAGAGTCCCAGTTCGTCGACCCGGCGGTCCACCGCGCCTATTACGAGGAGTTCGCCGCCGGCTACAGCGAGGGCCTTCGCACGGCGGAAGCGCGCGGCGAGATTTCGCCCGGCAATGCCGAGGTGCGCGCCTGGGCGCTCATGGGCGTGACCGACATGGTCGGGCGGCGTTTCGCGCTCTATGACCCGAATGGCGCGCTCGATGCCGCGGCCGAGGCGGCCTATGATTTTGTCGCCCATGGCATGGCGCCCCGGGCGGGGAAGCCGGGCCGCCGCGGCTGA
- a CDS encoding TetR/AcrR family transcriptional regulator produces MSSRARFTADETRERILTVAEEHFRRVGYAKTAIADLANELGMSSANVYRFFPSKSAICEEIARRMLDQCHGLLRDIIADRTASAEDRLARMTMTLHRFNKAQFFDERRLYDMVEAAMTESWPVIKAHLDTLVALFAEVIREGMAAGEFIVRDPIEAATCFKQCHVSVFHPTLIAHCAFDEDLDEQTARLTRFAIRALKA; encoded by the coding sequence ATGAGCTCCCGCGCCCGCTTCACCGCCGACGAGACCCGCGAACGGATCCTCACCGTCGCCGAGGAGCACTTCCGTCGCGTGGGCTATGCGAAGACGGCCATCGCCGACCTTGCCAACGAACTCGGCATGAGCTCGGCCAATGTCTATCGGTTCTTCCCGTCGAAATCGGCGATCTGCGAAGAGATCGCCCGCCGCATGCTGGACCAGTGCCATGGCCTGCTGCGCGACATCATCGCCGACCGCACGGCCTCGGCAGAGGACCGCCTCGCCCGCATGACCATGACGCTACATCGCTTCAACAAGGCGCAGTTCTTCGACGAGCGGCGCCTCTACGACATGGTCGAGGCGGCCATGACCGAGAGCTGGCCCGTCATCAAGGCCCATCTCGACACGCTCGTCGCCCTCTTCGCGGAGGTTATCCGCGAGGGAATGGCGGCCGGCGAATTCATCGTGCGTGATCCCATCGAGGCGGCCACCTGCTTCAAGCAGTGCCACGTCAGCGTCTTCCATCCGACCCTGATCGCCCATTGCGCCTTCGACGAGGATCTCGACGAGCAGACAGCCCGTCTCACCCGTTTCGCCATCCGCGCCCTGAAAGCCTGA
- a CDS encoding branched-chain amino acid ABC transporter permease, producing MTAVPAASSDTLPTVKHDWLPILLPIVLSAVALPFIGNVTTWVTLTVAALAMGMMIFVIASGLTLVFGLMDVLNFGHGAFIAVGAYMALSVLGLLSGWVQVDSLGWNLLALGLAVSVAMVGTGLLGWAFERVIVKPVYGQHLKQILITMGGLIVAEQLIHVIWGGDQKAMALPTALRGAVVIGDFAIERYRILAVVVGLVVFATMLVVLNRTRIGLLIRAGVENAEMVEALGYRIRRLFVGVFVAGSALAGLGGVLWALYRETLTAAIGGDIMVLVFIVIIIGGLGSVGGCFIGAILVAMMANYTAFLLPKVALASNILLMVAILMWRPQGLYPVAKR from the coding sequence ATGACCGCTGTTCCCGCCGCCTCCTCCGACACGCTCCCGACGGTGAAGCACGACTGGCTGCCGATCCTGCTGCCCATCGTGCTCTCCGCGGTCGCGCTGCCCTTCATCGGCAATGTCACCACCTGGGTGACGCTCACCGTCGCGGCGCTCGCCATGGGCATGATGATCTTCGTCATCGCCTCGGGCCTCACCCTCGTCTTCGGTCTGATGGACGTGCTGAATTTCGGCCACGGCGCCTTCATCGCGGTGGGGGCCTACATGGCGCTGTCGGTGCTCGGCCTGCTGTCGGGCTGGGTGCAGGTGGATTCGCTCGGCTGGAACCTGCTCGCCCTCGGCCTTGCCGTCTCGGTGGCCATGGTCGGCACGGGCCTGCTCGGCTGGGCCTTCGAACGGGTCATCGTCAAGCCGGTCTACGGCCAGCACCTCAAGCAGATCCTCATCACCATGGGCGGCCTCATCGTCGCCGAGCAGCTCATCCACGTGATCTGGGGCGGCGACCAGAAGGCCATGGCGCTGCCGACCGCGCTGCGCGGGGCGGTGGTCATCGGCGACTTCGCCATCGAGCGCTACCGCATCCTCGCCGTGGTGGTCGGCCTCGTCGTCTTCGCCACGATGCTGGTGGTGCTGAACCGCACCCGCATTGGCCTGCTCATTCGCGCCGGCGTCGAGAATGCCGAGATGGTCGAGGCGCTCGGCTATCGCATCCGCCGCCTCTTCGTCGGCGTCTTCGTCGCCGGCTCGGCACTGGCGGGTCTCGGCGGCGTGCTCTGGGCGCTCTATCGCGAGACGCTGACGGCCGCCATCGGCGGCGACATCATGGTGCTGGTCTTCATCGTCATCATCATCGGCGGGCTCGGCTCGGTCGGCGGCTGCTTCATCGGCGCGATCCTCGTGGCGATGATGGCGAACTACACCGCCTTCCTCCTGCCGAAGGTGGCGCTCGCCTCCAACATCCTGCTGATGGTCGCGATCCTGATGTGGCGGCCGCAGGGCCTCTATCCCGTGGCCAAGAGGTGA
- a CDS encoding CsbD family protein: MNWDRVEGNWKQLKGTIKEQWGKLTDDDLDVIAGKRDQLEGKLQERYGYARDQAASEVDTWYNSRNWLP, encoded by the coding sequence ATGAACTGGGATCGTGTCGAGGGCAACTGGAAGCAGCTCAAGGGCACCATCAAGGAACAGTGGGGCAAGCTGACCGACGACGACCTCGACGTCATCGCCGGCAAGCGCGACCAGCTCGAGGGCAAGCTGCAGGAACGCTACGGCTACGCCCGCGACCAGGCGGCCTCGGAGGTCGACACCTGGTACAACAGCCGCAACTGGCTGCCCTGA
- a CDS encoding ABC transporter ATP-binding protein, whose translation MADATDKPLLSLAGVHTHIGQYHILQGVDLDLPAGGMTVLLGRNGAGKTTTLRTIMGLWKPSRGTVTFDGRPIGGQPTPDIAQAGIAYVPETMAVFADLTVAENMVLAARSGPMDPARLEWIFGLFPALKKFWQFPAGVLSGGQKQMLAIARAIAEPRRLILIDEPTKGIAPAIIEAMIGAFAELKRETTILLVEQNFRFAASLGDHVAVMDDGRIVHRGAMADLARDEALQQRLLGLSLDAHQ comes from the coding sequence ATGGCTGACGCAACGGACAAGCCGCTCCTGTCTCTCGCCGGCGTGCACACCCATATCGGCCAGTATCACATCCTGCAGGGGGTCGATCTCGACCTCCCGGCCGGCGGCATGACCGTGCTGCTCGGCCGCAATGGCGCGGGCAAGACCACGACGCTGCGCACCATCATGGGGCTATGGAAGCCCTCGCGCGGCACGGTGACCTTCGATGGCCGGCCGATCGGCGGCCAGCCGACGCCCGATATCGCCCAGGCCGGCATCGCCTATGTGCCGGAGACCATGGCGGTCTTCGCCGACCTCACCGTCGCCGAGAACATGGTGCTGGCCGCGCGGTCGGGGCCCATGGATCCGGCGCGGCTCGAGTGGATCTTCGGCCTCTTCCCGGCGCTGAAGAAGTTCTGGCAGTTTCCGGCCGGCGTGCTCTCGGGCGGGCAGAAGCAGATGCTCGCCATCGCCCGCGCCATCGCCGAGCCGCGCCGCCTCATCCTCATCGACGAGCCGACGAAGGGCATCGCGCCCGCCATCATCGAGGCGATGATCGGCGCCTTCGCCGAACTCAAGCGCGAGACGACGATCCTGCTGGTGGAGCAGAACTTCCGCTTCGCCGCGAGCCTCGGCGACCATGTGGCGGTGATGGACGACGGGCGCATCGTCCATCGCGGCGCCATGGCGGACCTCGCCCGCGACGAGGCGCTGCAGCAGCGGCTGCTCGGCCTGTCGCTCGACGCGCATCAGTGA
- a CDS encoding ABC transporter ATP-binding protein, which produces MPPVLETRGLTVRFGGHVAVDAVSCAFHAGTLTAIVGPNGAGKTTYFNLMSGQIPATSGDTLLEGEDISGLGAAGRAQRGIGRAFQITNLFPNLTVAENVRLAVQARGRGAASLFSLWSRHRDWIERADHYLELVNLSGVRDTQAAALPHGDKRKLEVAIMMALEPKVFMFDEPTAGMSVDEVPVILDLIRTLKRDGGKTILLVEHKMDVVRSLADRIVVLHNGKLVADGDPATVIASPVVQEAYLGQAPKREAAHG; this is translated from the coding sequence ATGCCTCCCGTCCTCGAAACCCGCGGCCTGACCGTCCGCTTCGGCGGCCATGTGGCCGTCGACGCGGTGTCCTGCGCCTTCCATGCCGGCACGCTCACCGCCATCGTCGGGCCGAACGGGGCGGGCAAGACCACCTATTTCAACCTGATGTCCGGCCAGATCCCGGCGACCTCCGGCGACACGCTGCTGGAGGGCGAGGACATCTCCGGCCTCGGCGCCGCCGGCCGGGCGCAGCGCGGCATCGGCCGCGCCTTCCAGATCACCAACCTCTTCCCGAACCTCACCGTCGCCGAGAACGTGCGGCTCGCCGTGCAGGCGCGCGGGCGCGGCGCCGCGAGCCTCTTCTCGCTCTGGTCGCGCCACCGCGACTGGATCGAGAGGGCCGACCACTATCTCGAGCTCGTCAATCTCTCGGGCGTGCGCGACACGCAGGCGGCGGCGCTGCCGCATGGCGACAAGCGCAAGCTTGAGGTCGCCATCATGATGGCGCTGGAGCCCAAGGTGTTCATGTTCGACGAGCCGACGGCGGGTATGTCGGTGGATGAGGTGCCGGTCATCCTCGACCTCATCCGCACCCTGAAGCGGGACGGCGGCAAGACCATCCTGCTGGTCGAGCACAAGATGGACGTGGTGCGCTCGCTCGCCGATCGCATCGTCGTGCTGCACAACGGCAAGCTCGTCGCCGACGGCGATCCCGCCACCGTCATCGCCTCGCCGGTGGTGCAGGAGGCCTATCTCGGCCAGGCGCCGAAGCGGGAGGCCGCCCATGGCTGA
- a CDS encoding substrate-binding domain-containing protein has translation MRTTLAAAAASLVLAAAPQLAEAQTRDVKICLIAGKTGPLEAYARQTEVGFMMGLEYLTRGTNTVAGMRIQVIVKDDQLRPDRGKALLEECYNDDGAALAVGTTGSPVALAMLPVAEEAKKILIVEPAVADSITGARWNRYIFRTGRSSYQDALAAAASVPENEDVSIGMLGLDTAFGRDGVAAYKAALAAIRPRARIVAEEYAAGNTADFAPFAERLFASLRDRPGKRIIGFIWAGAHPMAKFVDMRPERFNIALAPGGNILPAMNAWKAFAGTEGGIYYYYDFPRNAQNDWLKAEYQRRHNAPPDFFVAGGFAAAAAVVAGLERAGSADTEKLIAAMAGMTFETPKGPMTFRREDHQALQEMYHFRIKPNARDNDLLELVRTIPASEMPLPITNRRTN, from the coding sequence CTGAGGACTACGCTGGCGGCTGCTGCCGCCTCGCTCGTGCTGGCCGCCGCGCCGCAACTCGCCGAGGCCCAGACCCGCGACGTCAAGATCTGCCTGATCGCCGGCAAGACCGGTCCGCTGGAGGCCTATGCCCGGCAGACCGAGGTCGGCTTCATGATGGGCCTCGAATATCTCACCCGCGGCACGAACACCGTCGCCGGCATGCGCATCCAGGTCATCGTCAAGGACGACCAGCTGCGTCCCGATCGCGGCAAGGCGCTGCTCGAGGAGTGCTACAACGACGATGGTGCGGCGCTGGCCGTCGGCACGACGGGTTCGCCGGTCGCGCTCGCCATGCTCCCCGTCGCCGAAGAGGCCAAGAAGATCCTCATCGTCGAGCCGGCGGTGGCCGACTCCATCACCGGCGCGCGCTGGAACCGCTACATCTTCCGCACCGGCCGCTCGTCCTATCAGGACGCGCTGGCGGCGGCGGCTTCCGTGCCGGAGAACGAGGACGTCTCCATCGGCATGCTCGGCCTCGACACCGCCTTCGGCCGTGACGGCGTCGCCGCCTACAAGGCCGCGCTCGCCGCCATCCGGCCGCGCGCCCGCATCGTCGCGGAGGAATATGCCGCCGGCAACACGGCGGACTTCGCGCCCTTCGCCGAGCGCCTCTTCGCCTCGCTGCGCGACCGCCCGGGCAAGCGCATCATCGGCTTCATCTGGGCCGGCGCCCATCCGATGGCGAAGTTCGTGGACATGCGGCCCGAGCGCTTCAACATCGCTCTTGCCCCCGGCGGCAACATCCTGCCCGCCATGAACGCCTGGAAGGCCTTCGCCGGCACCGAGGGAGGCATCTACTACTATTACGACTTCCCCCGGAACGCCCAGAACGACTGGCTGAAGGCCGAGTACCAGCGCCGTCACAACGCGCCGCCGGACTTCTTCGTGGCCGGCGGCTTCGCGGCTGCCGCGGCGGTGGTCGCGGGCCTCGAGCGGGCAGGTTCCGCGGATACCGAAAAGCTCATTGCCGCCATGGCCGGCATGACCTTCGAGACGCCGAAGGGCCCGATGACCTTCCGCCGCGAGGATCACCAGGCGCTGCAGGAGATGTATCACTTCCGCATCAAGCCGAACGCCCGGGACAATGATCTCCTGGAGCTCGTGCGGACGATCCCCGCCTCCGAGATGCCGCTGCCGATCACCAACCGGCGTACCAACTGA